In Diorhabda carinulata isolate Delta chromosome 6, icDioCari1.1, whole genome shotgun sequence, a single genomic region encodes these proteins:
- the LOC130895297 gene encoding uncharacterized protein LOC130895297, whose translation MGHMTLCDETSIDGISYFLPHHGVLNEQSQTTKLRVVFNGSSSTDTGVSLNDILHTGSIIQDDLLDILLRFRQFNEVVCADIEKMYRMIWVASEQRCLQKILWRRKPDEDVQEYTLNTITYGTRSAAYLAIRCLKQLGLDNLERQVICLDPVEIQLHGFCEASMEAYGSCVYIRSVDKNGSVKISLISGKSKVVPLKSLTIP comes from the coding sequence ATGGGTCATATGACACTTTGTGATGAGACTTCGATTGATGGCATATCATATTTCCTTCCACACCATGGTGTATTAAACGAGCAAAGTCAAACAACTAAACTTAGAGTTGTCTTTAATGGGTCTTCTTCTACTGATACTGGTGTGTCACTGAATGATATCCTACATACTGGGTCGATCATTCAGGATGACTTATTGGATATTCTGCTTAGGTTTAGGCAGTTTAATGAGGTTGTTTGTGCggacattgaaaaaatgtatcgtATGATCTGGGTGGCTTCAGAACAAAGATGTCTTCAAAAAATCTTATGGAGAAGAAAACCTGATGAAGATGTTCAGGAGTATACTTTAAATACTATTACCTATGGTACCAGGTCAGCAGCGTACTTGGCCATACGCTGTTTGAAGCAGTTAGGATTGGACAATCTTGAACGACAAGTTATATGTTTGGATCCAGTGGAGATCCAATTACACGGATTTTGTGAGGCCAGTATGGAAGCCTATGGTTCTTGCGTGTATATAAGAAGTGTCGATAAGAATGGTTCTGTTaagatttcattaatttctggGAAATCAAAAGTGGTACCACTTAAATCATTGACCATTCCTTGA
- the LOC130895292 gene encoding tigger transposable element-derived protein 4-like, whose product MFKRKTFTLEEKYLICCRLENGETNVSLAKELEVSHSTISSIWKKRDEIKDIVQKGDSLKKKKLRNSTNENVDQLLLKWFKIQRSRNIPISGPILLAKANDFLKSIPRSSRESEEIISRSWVQRFCVRHAIVFKKLSGEAAGVPSATSDDWLSKVWPTIREGYSDSDVFNADETGLFYKLTPDRTLHFKGEKCSNGKLSKERITVLVAANMSGSEKRKLFVIGKSKNPRCFKNVKNLPVDYYNNQKAWMTTDLFNKFLLDWDKELKKKRRKILLLIDNCPSHINLRDFEFIKVVFLPPNTTSVLQPMDQGIIQKIKTNFRKQLVLRFLQDVEENRETKISILDAIIMVHQAWEDVPATTITNCFKHSGVLGNQNEEQPSEPAETNALDEPEFLPWSESLELPTLINKDVLADYAKIDEGLHTEQDISDEDLINKLDADIETDNGEEDEEEQLDTVNRRIEGGITFEEICDV is encoded by the coding sequence atgtttaaaagaaaaacttttacgTTGGAGGAGAAATACCTCATTTGCTGCCGTCTAGAGAATGGAGAAACGAACGTCAGCCTAGCAAAAGAATTAGAGGTGAGTCACTCTACAATATCATCCATTTGGAAAAAAAGAGATGAGATAAAAGACATTGTTCAAAAAGgggattcattaaaaaaaaagaaactccGTAATTCCACTAACGAGAATGTGGATCAGTTACTTTTGAAATGGTTCAAAATCCAACGCAGTCGTAATATTCCGATCTCTGGCCCAATTCTGCTAGCAAAAgcgaatgattttttaaaatctatccCCCGTAGTTCCAGGGAATCGGAAGAAATTATTTCCAGAAGTTGGGTCCAACGGTTTTGCGTTAGGCATGccattgtttttaaaaaacttagtgGGGAAGCCGCGGGAGTCCCATCGGCAACATCTGATGATTGGCTATCCAAAGTTTGGCCTACTATTCGAGAAGGTTACAGTGATAGTGACGTATTCAACGCTGATGAGACaggtttattttataaacttacGCCTGACCGTACCCTTCACTTCAAAGGAGAAAAATGTTCAAACGGGAAACTTTCGAAAGAAAGGATAACTGTTTTAGTTGCTGCAAACATGAGTGGATCAGAAAAACGTAAGCTTTTCGTGATAGGAAAGTCTAAGAACCCGCGTTgcttcaaaaatgtaaaaaatttgccAGTCGATTATTACAATAACCAAAAAGCCTGGATGACAACCGATCTGTTCAATAAATTCCTTTTAGACTGGGACaaggaattgaagaaaaagcgCAGAAAGATTTTGCTACTCATCGATAATTGCCCTTCTCATATTAATTTGagagattttgaatttataaaggTTGTATTTTTACCACCTAACACAACGTCCGTTCTCCAGCCAATGGACCAAGGGATAATACAGAAGATTAAAACCAATTTCAGAAAGCAGCTTGTTTTACGGTTTCTTCAAGATGTGGAGGAAAATCGGGAAACAAAAATTAGCATCCTTGATGCTATTATAATGGTCCACCAAGCTTGGGAAGATGTACCTGCGACAACAATCacaaattgtttcaaacattCTGGTGTGCTGGGAAATCAAAATGAGGAACAACCGTCAGAACCAGCCGAAACTAACGCACTGGATGAACCTGAGTTTTTGCCGTGGTCCGAATCCTTAGAACTGCCAACCTTAATAAATAAAGATGTCTTAGCAGACTATGCAAAAATTGACGAGGGTCTCCACACGGAACAAGATATTAGTGATGAGGACCTTATCAATAAACTTGACGCCGATATTGAAACCGACAATGGAGAAGAGGATGAAGAAGAACAACTTGACACCGTTAACCGACGCATTGAGGGCGGCATaacttttgaagaaatttgtgaTGTGTGA